A single Candidatus Thalassolituus haligoni DNA region contains:
- a CDS encoding class II fumarate hydratase produces MSFRTVKDSMGELQVPEEALWGAQTQRAINNFPISGRSLPAPFVISLLLAKSAAARANSQLGMLETEVAEAIVAAVDQLLADDDLMTHFPVDVFQTGSGTSTNMNANEVIATLASRSLGREVSANDHVNCGQSSNDIIPSTIHISAAVTLSDELIPALDHLQRVIREKATTVDGCIKTGRTHLMDAMPIRLSQSLGAWAEQIRSCRKNLDHQLTQLLRLAQGGTAVGTGINAHPEFAELFNHELSKLTGLPFQPGPDLFMLISSQDVAVQTSGSLKTLAVALMKIANDLRWMNSGPLAGLGEIELEALQPGSSIMPGKVNPVIPEATAMVAAQIIGNDTAITIGGQSGNFELNVMLPLIAFNLLGSIELATNASQLLADKAIATFTVNKANLQQALARNPILVTALNPIVGYMKAADIAKQAYHEKRPVLDVADERTNLSREELERLLDPAKLTQGGI; encoded by the coding sequence ATGAGTTTTCGTACCGTTAAAGACAGTATGGGTGAATTGCAAGTGCCGGAAGAGGCACTTTGGGGAGCGCAGACCCAGCGGGCAATCAATAACTTCCCGATCAGTGGCCGCAGCCTGCCTGCACCCTTTGTGATTTCTTTGCTGCTGGCCAAGTCGGCTGCCGCCAGAGCCAATAGTCAGTTGGGTATGCTGGAAACCGAGGTGGCAGAAGCGATAGTCGCGGCCGTTGATCAATTGCTGGCAGATGATGACTTGATGACGCACTTCCCGGTGGATGTGTTCCAGACTGGCTCGGGCACCAGTACCAATATGAACGCCAACGAAGTCATTGCGACCCTCGCCAGCCGATCACTGGGGCGGGAAGTGAGTGCCAACGACCACGTTAACTGCGGGCAAAGCAGCAACGATATTATTCCGAGCACCATCCACATCAGTGCGGCGGTGACTCTCAGTGACGAATTGATCCCGGCGCTGGATCACCTGCAGCGGGTGATTCGAGAAAAGGCCACCACCGTGGACGGTTGTATCAAAACCGGACGTACTCATCTGATGGACGCCATGCCCATCCGTCTGAGCCAGAGTCTGGGAGCCTGGGCTGAGCAAATTCGCAGTTGTCGCAAGAATCTGGATCATCAGCTGACCCAGTTATTACGCCTGGCTCAAGGTGGCACGGCGGTGGGTACCGGGATTAATGCCCACCCGGAATTTGCCGAGTTGTTTAATCATGAGTTGAGCAAGCTGACCGGCTTGCCGTTTCAGCCTGGCCCGGATCTGTTTATGCTGATCAGCTCTCAAGATGTGGCGGTGCAAACCTCGGGGTCGTTAAAAACCCTGGCAGTGGCCCTAATGAAAATCGCTAATGATTTACGCTGGATGAATTCTGGCCCTCTGGCGGGATTAGGAGAAATTGAGCTGGAAGCCTTGCAACCGGGATCATCGATCATGCCTGGCAAGGTAAATCCGGTGATACCGGAAGCAACGGCTATGGTCGCGGCGCAGATCATCGGTAACGATACCGCGATCACCATCGGTGGCCAGTCAGGCAATTTTGAGCTGAATGTGATGTTGCCGCTGATTGCGTTTAATTTGTTGGGCAGTATTGAGCTGGCGACCAATGCATCACAGTTGTTGGCCGACAAGGCCATCGCTACTTTTACGGTCAATAAAGCCAACTTGCAGCAGGCACTGGCACGTAATCCGATTTTGGTGACGGCGCTGAATCCGATAGTGGGTTACATGAAAGCGGCCGACATTGCCAAACAAGCCTATCATGAAAAACGGCCGGTACTGGATGTTGCGGATGAGCGAACCAATCTCTCACGTGAGGAGCTGGAACGCTTGCTCGATCCGGCCAAGCTGACACAAGGAGGCATCTGA
- the pobA gene encoding 4-hydroxybenzoate 3-monooxygenase produces the protein MTTQVAIIGSGPSGLLLGQLLNTQGISNVILDRVDGDYILGRIRAGILEQGFVDLAREAGVAERMDNEGHVHEGFELSMNGERTRIDLKTLTGGDTVMCYGQVEITRDLMDARQAAELPTYYNAEKVTPHEVKSDKPYVTFVHDGEEYRLDCDYVAGCDGFHGVSRQTIPAEIRTEHERVYPFGWLGFMADVPPCNHELIYAMSDHGFALASQRSATRSRYYLQVPLTDKIEDWSDERFWDELKKRLPADVAATMETGPSIEKSIAPLRSFVCEPMQYGNLFLVGDAAHIVPPTGAKGLNLAASDVATLFKIMTRVYKEGDKECISQYSDIALRRVWNGERFSWWMTSMMHDFGDDLSGGNNMEPLMYKRFMESELNYYLGSENGRKVIAEQYVGLPYEDLK, from the coding sequence ATAACAACTCAGGTAGCCATTATTGGTTCAGGCCCATCCGGCTTGCTGCTAGGTCAGCTGCTGAACACACAGGGTATTTCCAACGTTATTCTGGATCGCGTCGACGGCGACTATATTCTGGGCCGAATCCGCGCCGGTATTCTGGAACAGGGTTTTGTTGATCTGGCGCGAGAAGCCGGTGTAGCGGAGCGGATGGACAACGAAGGCCATGTACACGAAGGTTTCGAACTGTCGATGAACGGTGAACGTACCCGCATCGACCTGAAAACACTGACCGGTGGCGACACCGTCATGTGTTATGGCCAGGTCGAAATCACCCGCGACCTGATGGATGCGCGTCAGGCAGCTGAACTGCCAACCTATTACAACGCTGAAAAAGTAACCCCGCATGAGGTTAAGAGCGACAAACCCTACGTCACGTTTGTCCACGACGGTGAAGAATACCGCCTCGACTGCGACTACGTTGCTGGCTGCGACGGCTTCCACGGCGTGTCGCGCCAGACCATTCCTGCCGAGATCCGCACCGAACACGAACGGGTGTATCCATTCGGCTGGCTCGGCTTTATGGCCGATGTACCACCCTGCAACCACGAATTGATTTATGCCATGAGCGATCATGGTTTTGCCCTGGCGAGCCAGCGTTCTGCCACCCGCTCACGCTACTACTTGCAGGTGCCATTAACCGACAAAATCGAAGACTGGAGCGATGAACGTTTCTGGGATGAGCTGAAAAAGCGTCTGCCAGCGGACGTAGCGGCCACCATGGAGACCGGCCCGAGCATCGAAAAAAGCATCGCCCCCCTGCGTTCGTTCGTTTGTGAACCCATGCAATATGGCAACCTGTTTCTGGTCGGCGATGCCGCCCACATTGTGCCGCCAACCGGAGCCAAAGGCCTGAACCTGGCGGCCTCGGATGTCGCGACGCTCTTCAAGATCATGACCCGCGTTTACAAGGAAGGCGATAAGGAGTGTATCAGCCAGTACTCTGACATTGCCCTGCGTCGAGTGTGGAACGGTGAGCGTTTCAGCTGGTGGATGACCAGCATGATGCACGACTTTGGCGACGACCTCTCCGGTGGTAACAACATGGAACCACTGATGTACAAGCGTTTTATGGAATCCGAATTGAACTACTATCTGGGCTCCGAGAACGGTCGCAAAGTCATTGCCGAGCAATACGTCGGCCTGCCTTACGAAGATCTGAAGTAA
- a CDS encoding helix-turn-helix domain-containing protein encodes MPDASLSISASLALVPSPERVSKPQLEWRMENRAGTALFIRPAESNPLADTPTLFRNDRNLFGKLMLSELHFAHETPLVCHTSEDSYFLLLVMSGSCDYHTLTGQQQLTPGAVLLLNPGDKLPVCYQADCHVTTLSIPQQELLNAAVVMGCAHSSMEIDFLLPETGAVLPEALYHIIRSMWASATRPITEATRQCYEQLLYDALMNSFTTRVVQPGLAQVSKHPQIEQVRHRVIQHITEDFDVREIAAVCKVSVKTLYNLFNRELGVTPSVFIRNCKLEAAYANIQQHPEHNITHIATRYGFTNLSRFSAYYRERYGESPSDTLRKRRQQQATS; translated from the coding sequence ATGCCTGACGCATCGCTATCCATTTCAGCTTCCCTGGCACTGGTACCTAGCCCTGAGCGAGTGAGCAAGCCCCAGCTGGAATGGCGCATGGAAAATCGCGCAGGTACTGCCCTTTTTATTCGTCCGGCCGAAAGTAATCCCCTTGCGGACACTCCGACACTGTTTCGAAACGACCGCAACTTGTTCGGCAAGCTGATGCTTTCCGAGCTGCATTTTGCTCACGAGACCCCACTGGTCTGCCATACCAGCGAGGACAGCTATTTTTTACTACTGGTAATGAGCGGCAGTTGTGACTATCACACCCTGACAGGGCAACAACAACTCACCCCCGGCGCAGTGTTATTGCTGAACCCGGGTGACAAACTGCCGGTTTGTTATCAGGCGGATTGTCATGTCACGACACTATCCATTCCGCAGCAAGAGTTACTGAATGCTGCGGTTGTCATGGGCTGCGCTCATTCCAGTATGGAAATCGACTTTCTGCTCCCGGAAACCGGCGCTGTCTTGCCTGAGGCGCTTTACCATATTATTCGTTCCATGTGGGCCTCAGCGACCAGGCCCATCACCGAGGCAACCCGCCAGTGCTACGAGCAACTGCTGTACGATGCCCTGATGAACAGTTTTACCACCCGAGTGGTGCAACCAGGTCTGGCACAGGTCAGTAAGCACCCACAAATAGAACAGGTGCGACATCGGGTAATACAACACATCACGGAAGACTTTGATGTCCGAGAAATTGCTGCGGTATGCAAGGTCAGTGTAAAAACACTCTACAACCTGTTTAATCGTGAGCTGGGGGTTACACCCTCTGTTTTTATTCGCAATTGTAAACTCGAAGCGGCGTACGCCAATATTCAGCAGCACCCGGAACACAACATCACTCATATCGCTACACGTTACGGCTTTACCAATCTCAGCCGTTTTTCCGCCTATTACCGGGAACGCTACGGCGAATCACCGTCGGATACATTACGCAAGCGGCGCCAGCAACAGGCCACAAGCTGA
- a CDS encoding TRAP transporter substrate-binding protein yields MKLKNLFLTLSLTVAGMAALNTQAAEPEFTFKLHHFLTPLSATHQKMMVPWADKVMAESHGRIKIDIYPAMQLGGKPPQLFDQARKGVADIVWTVGGYTPGRFPKAGAFELPFMPASAEATSMALQEYAETEMQDELSDVHLLAIHTHAPGALHSRTKLIKNAADMEGLKMRAPNKAMAEAFGIMGGSPVFMPVPALPSALSKGVVDVAVMPFEVVNPLKIQQLAPNHTEIKGERGLYTQFFLFAMNKKAYEQLPADLQKVIDNNSGIDEARRLGHEMDLAELPGYAASHAENNPFYTLTPEETANWKRMMQPVTDDWIADMTDDGKDGAALYQKAVNLITKYEKVVSGS; encoded by the coding sequence ATGAAATTGAAAAACCTGTTCCTGACGCTAAGCCTTACTGTCGCAGGTATGGCTGCATTGAACACCCAGGCTGCTGAACCTGAATTTACCTTTAAGCTGCATCACTTTCTGACCCCGTTGTCCGCCACTCATCAAAAAATGATGGTGCCGTGGGCAGACAAGGTGATGGCAGAGTCTCATGGTCGTATCAAGATCGATATCTATCCTGCCATGCAGCTGGGTGGCAAGCCTCCGCAGTTGTTTGATCAGGCGCGTAAAGGCGTCGCCGATATCGTCTGGACGGTAGGTGGTTATACACCGGGTCGTTTCCCGAAAGCCGGTGCCTTTGAACTGCCGTTCATGCCCGCCAGTGCGGAAGCAACCAGTATGGCGCTGCAAGAATACGCTGAGACTGAAATGCAGGATGAGCTGAGCGATGTGCACCTGCTGGCCATTCATACCCACGCACCCGGTGCATTGCACTCGCGTACCAAGCTGATCAAGAACGCAGCGGATATGGAAGGCCTGAAGATGCGAGCGCCGAACAAGGCGATGGCCGAAGCTTTCGGTATTATGGGCGGCTCACCGGTCTTTATGCCAGTACCCGCTTTGCCTAGCGCCTTGTCCAAAGGCGTGGTTGATGTTGCCGTGATGCCGTTTGAAGTGGTTAACCCGCTGAAAATCCAGCAGTTGGCACCGAACCATACCGAGATCAAGGGTGAGCGCGGTTTGTATACTCAGTTCTTTCTGTTTGCTATGAACAAAAAAGCTTACGAGCAGTTACCCGCTGACCTGCAAAAGGTGATCGACAACAATTCAGGTATCGATGAAGCGCGTCGACTGGGCCATGAAATGGATCTGGCCGAACTGCCAGGGTATGCCGCGTCACACGCAGAAAATAACCCTTTCTACACCCTGACTCCGGAAGAAACTGCAAACTGGAAGCGCATGATGCAACCAGTGACCGACGACTGGATTGCGGATATGACGGATGATGGCAAGGATGGTGCGGCGCTGTATCAGAAAGCCGTTAATCTGATTACGAAATACGAGAAGGTTGTTAGTGGATCATGA